The proteins below come from a single Rosa rugosa chromosome 2, drRosRugo1.1, whole genome shotgun sequence genomic window:
- the LOC133731529 gene encoding uncharacterized protein LOC133731529: MLTIINEEKDIVYIVDSLERQYLEWMETVNNAIKLFNGITGRHGKKASRWINLSGAPKQVGSGECGYYVMRYMKELIEDPMLSFAHKWSRKLKRTSYSQEQVDEVRVEWSEFVTRKYL; the protein is encoded by the exons ATGTTGACTataataaatgaagaaaaagacaTTGTCTACATTGTGGACTCTTTGGAAAGACAATACCTCGAGTGGATGGAAACTGTGAACAA TGCAATCAAATTATTTAATGGAATTACGGGTAGACATGGCAAAAAAGCATCACGATGGATAAATCTCTCG GGTGCACCAAAACAAGTGGGCAGTGGTGAATGTGGTTACTATGTCATGAGATACATGAAGGAACTGATTGAGGATCCAATGCTTTCTTTTGCACATAAG TGGAGTAGGAAGTTGAAGAGAACCAGCTACTCACAAGAGCAAGTTGATGAGGTGCGGGTTGAATGGAGTGAGTTTGTTACAAGGAAATACTTGTAG